A genomic window from Kineosporia sp. NBRC 101731 includes:
- a CDS encoding RICIN domain-containing protein encodes MSSAASWRRRNRRSLFAGSITTVAAVVTGYLVTMSLSSSAAEVNANVWLTTPDRTNLLARQAAVPFGTAGSGPVITVDPETTYQSMVGFGASFTDSAAYNVFTSTARDTVMKKLFDPDSGIGLSFLRQPLGASDYSRSFYTYDDGKGFSIAHDQDYILPLLKQAKTLNPEITYMGTPWSAPASMKTPAQLVGGTLSASSVGAYADYLVKTAKAYQAAGVPLSYLSVQNEPEFQPPGYPGMKIPASLEASVINALAPRLAAAGLTTKILGYDHNWNDPVYPEAVLAATGANVAGTAFHCYEGDPTGQSTVHDAAPQKDIFFTECSGTESADTSKTFGDSLWWQGRNLAIGATRNWARTVATWNIALDADHGPQIGSCQNCTGVVTVDGGKFSYNAEYYVLGHLSKFVKPCAVRIASTAQKQGGIENVAFRNPDGTVALVAVNTGGAQNFQVSYRGKLFGYRLPAGSMATFTWPGGTPATTPTPSATASTTASTGTAGTRITGLGGKCLDVADSSTADGATPQMWDCFGAANQQWTHPADGTVRALGKCLDVTDNGTANGTAVQLWDCYGSGNQQWTYSEHNLVNKASGKCLDVRDGSTTNGATLQIWTCTGAGHQKWAGL; translated from the coding sequence GTGTCATCCGCTGCATCCTGGCGCCGCCGAAACCGCCGGAGCCTGTTCGCGGGCAGCATCACGACGGTCGCGGCGGTCGTGACGGGATATCTCGTCACCATGAGCCTGTCCTCGTCGGCGGCCGAGGTGAACGCGAACGTCTGGCTGACCACCCCCGACCGGACGAACCTGCTGGCCCGGCAGGCGGCGGTGCCCTTCGGAACGGCCGGTTCCGGGCCGGTCATCACGGTCGACCCGGAGACGACCTATCAGAGCATGGTCGGTTTCGGGGCCTCGTTCACCGATTCCGCGGCGTACAACGTGTTCACCTCGACCGCTCGCGACACCGTCATGAAGAAACTGTTCGACCCGGACTCCGGCATCGGCCTGAGCTTCCTGCGCCAGCCGCTCGGCGCGAGCGACTACTCCCGGTCGTTCTACACCTACGACGACGGCAAAGGCTTCTCCATCGCGCACGACCAGGACTACATCCTGCCGCTGCTGAAGCAGGCCAAGACGCTCAACCCCGAGATCACCTACATGGGAACGCCGTGGAGCGCGCCGGCCTCGATGAAGACTCCCGCCCAGCTGGTCGGGGGAACCCTTTCCGCGAGCAGCGTCGGCGCCTACGCCGACTATCTGGTCAAGACCGCGAAGGCGTACCAGGCGGCCGGGGTTCCCCTCTCCTACCTGAGTGTTCAGAACGAGCCGGAGTTCCAGCCGCCGGGATACCCGGGCATGAAGATCCCGGCCTCACTCGAGGCCTCGGTGATCAATGCGCTGGCGCCCCGACTGGCGGCCGCCGGGCTGACGACGAAGATCCTCGGCTACGACCACAACTGGAACGACCCGGTCTACCCCGAGGCCGTGCTGGCCGCGACCGGGGCGAACGTGGCCGGCACGGCATTCCACTGCTACGAGGGCGATCCCACGGGCCAGAGCACCGTGCACGACGCCGCACCGCAGAAAGACATCTTCTTCACCGAGTGCTCCGGCACCGAATCTGCCGACACCTCCAAGACCTTCGGCGACAGCCTGTGGTGGCAGGGTCGTAACCTGGCCATCGGCGCGACCCGCAACTGGGCCCGCACGGTCGCCACCTGGAACATCGCGCTCGACGCCGATCACGGTCCGCAGATCGGCAGCTGCCAGAACTGCACCGGGGTGGTCACCGTCGACGGCGGAAAGTTCTCGTACAACGCCGAGTACTACGTGCTGGGTCACCTGAGCAAGTTCGTGAAGCCCTGTGCCGTGCGCATCGCCTCGACCGCGCAGAAGCAGGGCGGCATCGAGAACGTGGCCTTCCGCAACCCGGACGGTACGGTCGCACTGGTGGCCGTGAACACCGGTGGCGCGCAGAACTTCCAGGTCTCTTACCGGGGCAAGCTCTTCGGGTACCGCCTGCCGGCCGGATCGATGGCCACGTTCACCTGGCCCGGTGGCACCCCGGCAACGACACCCACCCCGTCCGCGACTGCGTCCACCACGGCGTCCACCGGCACCGCGGGCACCCGGATCACCGGGCTCGGCGGCAAATGTCTCGACGTCGCCGACAGCTCGACCGCCGACGGGGCCACCCCACAGATGTGGGACTGCTTCGGGGCCGCCAACCAGCAGTGGACGCACCCGGCCGACGGTACGGTGCGCGCGCTCGGCAAGTGCCTGGACGTCACGGACAACGGCACCGCGAACGGCACGGCCGTGCAACTGTGGGACTGCTACGGATCCGGTAACCAGCAGTGGACGTACTCCGAGCACAACCTGGTGAACAAGGCCAGCGGCAAGTGCCTCGACGTGCGGGACGGCTCGACCACCAATGGCGCCACCCTGCAGATCTGGACCTGCACCGGGGCAGGGCACCAGAAGTGGGCAGGCCTGTGA
- a CDS encoding serine hydrolase domain-containing protein produces the protein MTTDTATRKPAGPRRRTAVALSAAVLAGSGAIAAAGAASAGTAASAGTAAPARQSPMRDVAEQVLASGAPGYVARIDDGHRTAFTVAGLADIATGRPLTTRDQFEIGSNTKTFMSALALQLVDRHQLRLDAPVAKYLPGVVPNGKNITVRMLLNHTSGLFSYTGDEDFFAQLTEDPQRVWTEQELLDVAFKHDPNFAPGTSWSYSNTNYTLIGLILQKQTGKSLPDLVQQRIAKPLGLRHTYYADPRATNTGPGYAHGYAVNFSGATPTKVDTSTWPIGGWGGAAGAIVSDANDLSRFFSGVLSGKLFSQHQLNQMKKTVDVPADYPIKGGYGLGLFRIDGACGTVWGHGGDTLGHHSTAVATEDGRRTAVSDTTAEPSDTKANDGVNRYAQVAFAAEDVTICEMLDQPVPASVTDALHGITPTPSAAG, from the coding sequence ATGACGACAGACACCGCCACCAGGAAGCCCGCCGGCCCGCGTCGCCGCACGGCGGTCGCGCTCAGTGCCGCTGTTCTGGCCGGTTCGGGCGCGATCGCCGCGGCGGGCGCAGCTTCGGCCGGAACCGCAGCCTCGGCCGGCACTGCGGCCCCGGCCCGCCAGAGCCCGATGCGCGACGTCGCCGAGCAGGTGCTGGCCTCCGGCGCCCCCGGCTACGTCGCCCGGATCGACGACGGCCACCGCACCGCGTTCACGGTCGCCGGGCTCGCCGACATCGCCACCGGACGCCCGCTCACCACTCGCGACCAGTTCGAGATCGGCAGCAACACCAAGACTTTCATGTCGGCCCTGGCCCTGCAGCTGGTCGACCGGCATCAGCTGCGCCTGGACGCCCCGGTCGCGAAGTACCTGCCCGGCGTCGTGCCGAACGGGAAGAACATCACCGTCCGGATGCTGCTCAACCACACCAGCGGCCTGTTCAGCTACACCGGCGACGAGGACTTCTTCGCCCAGCTGACCGAAGACCCGCAGCGCGTCTGGACCGAGCAGGAGCTGCTGGACGTCGCGTTCAAGCACGACCCGAACTTCGCCCCGGGCACGAGCTGGTCGTACTCCAACACCAACTACACGCTGATCGGCCTGATCCTGCAGAAGCAGACCGGCAAGTCCCTGCCCGACCTGGTACAGCAGCGCATCGCCAAGCCCCTGGGCCTGCGGCACACCTACTACGCCGACCCGCGCGCCACGAACACCGGGCCCGGCTACGCCCACGGGTACGCGGTCAACTTCTCGGGCGCCACCCCGACGAAGGTCGATACGTCCACCTGGCCCATCGGTGGCTGGGGCGGTGCCGCCGGCGCGATCGTGTCCGACGCGAACGACCTGTCCCGCTTCTTCTCCGGTGTCCTGAGCGGAAAACTGTTCTCCCAGCACCAGCTCAACCAGATGAAGAAGACGGTCGACGTGCCGGCCGACTACCCGATCAAGGGCGGCTACGGTCTGGGCCTGTTCCGCATCGACGGCGCGTGCGGCACCGTCTGGGGCCACGGTGGCGACACCCTGGGCCACCACAGCACCGCCGTGGCCACCGAGGACGGCCGGCGCACCGCGGTCAGCGACACCACCGCCGAGCCCAGCGACACCAAGGCCAACGACGGCGTGAACCGTTACGCCCAGGTCGCCTTCGCCGCCGAGGACGTGACCATCTGCGAGATGCTCGACCAGCCCGTCCCGGCCTCCGTCACCGACGCCCTGCACG
- a CDS encoding TetR/AcrR family transcriptional regulator has protein sequence MPESSAVLRRDAERNRQLLLRTASDLMAEAGLQVSYEDIARAAGTGMGTVYRRFPQRQDLIDALFSEHVDMVMGLAEEAALQDDAWAGLVWFLERQLEREAAHRGLSELLRGREQSSDLVVQTRARMTPIITDLIARAVRAEQLPPGVVPGDFVAVHLMVGSILDASRAFDPDLWRRALQIGLAGLRHADLPDPAPGNDIIDRLYGDYRK, from the coding sequence ATGCCCGAGAGTTCCGCGGTCCTGCGCCGCGATGCCGAGCGCAATCGGCAACTGCTGCTGCGCACCGCCTCTGACCTCATGGCCGAGGCCGGGCTCCAGGTGTCCTACGAGGACATCGCCCGGGCCGCCGGTACCGGGATGGGCACGGTGTACCGCCGTTTTCCGCAACGTCAGGATCTGATCGACGCACTGTTCAGTGAGCACGTCGACATGGTGATGGGGCTGGCGGAGGAGGCTGCGCTCCAGGACGATGCCTGGGCCGGCCTGGTCTGGTTCCTCGAGCGGCAACTGGAACGCGAGGCCGCCCATCGCGGGCTCAGTGAACTTCTGCGGGGCCGGGAGCAGTCGTCCGACCTGGTGGTCCAGACCCGGGCCCGGATGACACCGATCATCACCGACCTGATCGCCCGGGCGGTGCGGGCCGAACAGCTACCCCCGGGGGTGGTTCCGGGTGACTTCGTGGCGGTGCACCTCATGGTCGGCAGCATTCTGGACGCTTCCCGCGCCTTCGACCCCGACCTGTGGCGCCGGGCCCTGCAGATCGGGCTGGCCGGCCTGCGCCATGCCGATCTACCCGACCCGGCCCCCGGCAACGACATCATCGACCGTCTCTACGGCGACTACCGGAAGTGA
- a CDS encoding PPOX class F420-dependent oxidoreductase, whose translation MSALPQNLLDVLSGPAICFVTTLMPDGAPQISQTWVDTDGEHLLVNTVDTHQKMRNIRRDPRVAIGITDPQAPSRSWALRGTVVSESTEGAEAHIDKLAQKYLGRPYPWWGGRDQQRVLLTVKIDKVHTPG comes from the coding sequence ATGTCCGCACTGCCCCAGAACCTGCTCGACGTCCTCTCCGGACCGGCCATCTGCTTCGTCACCACGCTGATGCCGGACGGTGCCCCGCAGATCAGCCAGACCTGGGTGGACACCGACGGCGAGCACCTTCTCGTCAACACGGTGGACACCCATCAGAAGATGCGGAACATCCGGCGTGACCCGCGCGTGGCCATCGGCATCACCGACCCGCAGGCGCCGTCCCGGTCCTGGGCCCTGCGCGGGACCGTGGTCTCCGAGAGCACCGAGGGCGCGGAGGCCCACATCGACAAGCTCGCGCAGAAGTACCTCGGCCGCCCCTATCCCTGGTGGGGTGGCCGCGACCAGCAGCGGGTCCTTCTCACCGTGAAGATCGACAAGGTGCACACCCCCGGCTGA
- a CDS encoding ABC transporter permease: MGTVAQPGEYAPDEDSGQILPPAAEKTREMHFWVRAAIIAALGVAILTLLGSALLSISHAPRPHRLPLGYVGAESGRTAMAEQAGSALDLVTYGSRAQAVEGIRRLDTYGAVVTGIDSTELLKSTAASPQVAAALTAMFSTSDGTSGGPTTVSEISPLPAGDSAGGSLAILLQVVVLVGTIGSVGLGRLVPRYRANWARGELPVLFLVLYALVVGAGISTLAHAFGVGNHVHYWKLALCLALINLAVTASVSALVSLIGSAGAGVGGVLYFLLGTPISGAATALPMMPVAWRDFGQVLPPGAGATLLRRVLYFPDASLTTPLLTLGLFAGTGAVVLGAVNLVAGAQRRNSLANLP, translated from the coding sequence ATGGGTACGGTGGCCCAGCCCGGCGAGTACGCTCCGGACGAGGACAGCGGGCAGATTCTTCCGCCCGCGGCGGAAAAGACCCGAGAGATGCACTTCTGGGTCCGCGCCGCGATCATCGCTGCGCTCGGCGTCGCCATCCTGACCCTGCTCGGGTCGGCGTTGCTGAGCATCTCCCACGCGCCACGGCCGCACCGTCTGCCGCTGGGCTACGTGGGGGCGGAGTCCGGCCGTACCGCGATGGCCGAACAGGCGGGCAGCGCGCTCGATCTCGTCACCTACGGCAGCCGGGCACAGGCCGTCGAGGGCATCCGGCGGCTGGACACCTACGGCGCGGTCGTCACGGGCATCGACAGCACCGAACTGCTGAAGTCCACGGCGGCCTCGCCCCAGGTCGCCGCGGCCCTCACCGCGATGTTCAGTACGTCGGACGGGACCTCCGGCGGGCCGACGACGGTGAGCGAGATCAGCCCGCTTCCCGCCGGCGACTCCGCGGGCGGCAGCCTGGCCATTCTGCTCCAGGTCGTCGTGCTGGTGGGCACGATCGGCTCCGTGGGGCTGGGGCGGCTGGTACCGCGGTATCGCGCCAACTGGGCCCGCGGTGAGCTCCCCGTGCTCTTCCTGGTGCTGTACGCCCTCGTGGTGGGAGCCGGAATCTCCACCCTCGCCCACGCATTCGGTGTCGGGAACCACGTCCACTATTGGAAACTGGCTCTCTGCCTGGCGCTGATCAATCTTGCCGTGACCGCCTCGGTCAGCGCCCTGGTCTCCCTCATCGGCAGTGCCGGGGCCGGTGTCGGGGGTGTGCTGTACTTCCTGCTCGGCACCCCGATCAGCGGCGCCGCGACCGCCCTGCCCATGATGCCGGTCGCGTGGCGTGATTTCGGTCAGGTACTGCCTCCCGGCGCCGGTGCCACCCTGCTGCGGCGGGTGCTCTACTTCCCCGACGCGTCGCTGACCACTCCCCTGCTGACGCTCGGCCTGTTCGCCGGCACCGGCGCGGTGGTGCTGGGCGCGGTCAACCTGGTCGCCGGGGCGCAACGCCGCAACAGCCTGGCCAACCTGCCCTGA